The Bradyrhizobium ottawaense genome window below encodes:
- a CDS encoding class I SAM-dependent methyltransferase translates to MAADISRAGVEKAYGRWAPVYDLVFGKVFDAGRQSTIAEADRIGGRILDVGVGTGLSLSDYSRTTKICGVDISEPMLRKAQARVRALRLSNVEVLSVMDAKNLAFPENFFDAVVAQYVITAVPDPEGTLDEFVRVLKPGGELILVNHIGAETGPRKLFELAFAPVARRLGWRPEFPWARLEGWAARHGGITLAERRPMPPMGHFSLIRYHKS, encoded by the coding sequence ATGGCAGCAGACATCTCGCGGGCCGGGGTCGAGAAGGCCTATGGCCGCTGGGCGCCGGTCTATGATCTCGTGTTCGGCAAGGTGTTCGACGCCGGACGGCAGTCGACCATCGCGGAGGCCGACCGCATCGGCGGCCGCATCCTCGACGTCGGCGTCGGTACCGGCCTGTCGCTGTCGGACTATTCGCGCACCACGAAAATCTGCGGCGTCGACATCTCCGAGCCGATGCTGCGCAAGGCGCAGGCGCGGGTGCGTGCGCTTCGCCTCTCCAATGTCGAAGTGCTCTCGGTGATGGATGCGAAAAACCTCGCCTTCCCCGAAAACTTCTTCGACGCGGTGGTGGCGCAATATGTCATCACCGCCGTGCCCGATCCCGAAGGCACGCTCGACGAGTTCGTGCGCGTGCTCAAGCCCGGCGGCGAGCTGATCCTCGTCAACCACATCGGCGCCGAGACCGGCCCGCGCAAACTGTTCGAGCTCGCCTTCGCGCCCGTCGCCCGCCGCCTCGGCTGGCGCCCGGAATTCCCGTGGGCCCGCCTCGAGGGCTGGGCCGCGAGGCACGGCGGCATCACCTTGGCCGAACGGAGGCCGATGCCGCCGATGGGGCACTTTTCGCTGATCCGCTACCACAAATCGTGA
- a CDS encoding NAD(P)-dependent alcohol dehydrogenase, giving the protein MRAQVLRAYDEKLSGERWVSEEQVPDPKLTKSTDVIVRIGGAGVCRTDLHIIEGVWKPHMDPTGDKLLPLIMGHENAGWVEEVGKEVEGLKKGDPVIVHPKITGGTCLACRRGFDMHGPGTFPGLDCNGGYAEFLCTSERNIVPLPRTLAPKEVAPYADAGLTAYRAAKKATRHLLPGEFCVVIGAGGLGHIGIQCLKAMCAADIIVVDKSEASLKLAEKSGADHLVKADGNEVEAVLGLTGGNGAEAVIDFVGEKGTTSKGLAMTRPMGSYYVVGYGEDIRVPTVDMVITEKNIIGNLVGTWAELTELMALADRGLVELATAEYRLADANKALHDLNAGKIHGRAVLIP; this is encoded by the coding sequence ATGAGAGCCCAAGTACTGAGAGCGTATGACGAAAAGCTTTCCGGCGAGCGCTGGGTTAGCGAAGAACAAGTGCCTGATCCGAAGCTGACGAAATCGACCGACGTCATCGTTCGCATTGGCGGTGCAGGCGTATGCAGGACCGATCTCCATATCATCGAAGGCGTGTGGAAGCCGCATATGGATCCGACCGGCGACAAGCTGCTTCCGCTCATCATGGGACACGAGAATGCAGGGTGGGTCGAAGAGGTTGGCAAGGAAGTCGAGGGATTGAAGAAGGGTGATCCCGTGATCGTCCACCCGAAGATCACCGGCGGAACGTGTCTCGCCTGTCGCCGCGGCTTCGACATGCATGGTCCAGGCACATTTCCAGGCCTCGACTGCAACGGCGGGTATGCGGAATTCCTTTGCACCTCGGAGCGCAACATTGTCCCGTTGCCGCGGACGCTCGCGCCGAAGGAAGTCGCTCCATACGCGGACGCCGGCCTCACCGCGTATCGCGCCGCCAAGAAAGCCACGCGGCATCTTTTGCCAGGCGAATTCTGCGTCGTTATCGGCGCGGGCGGCCTGGGCCACATTGGAATCCAGTGCCTCAAAGCGATGTGTGCGGCCGACATTATTGTCGTCGACAAGTCCGAAGCATCGCTGAAACTGGCCGAAAAATCGGGCGCCGATCATCTTGTGAAAGCTGACGGCAACGAAGTGGAAGCCGTTCTGGGCCTGACCGGTGGAAACGGTGCGGAAGCGGTGATCGATTTCGTCGGCGAGAAGGGTACGACCTCGAAGGGCCTGGCAATGACACGCCCGATGGGCAGCTACTACGTCGTCGGTTACGGCGAAGACATTCGGGTGCCGACCGTCGACATGGTGATAACCGAGAAGAACATCATCGGCAATCTGGTCGGCACGTGGGCCGAACTGACCGAGTTGATGGCCCTTGCGGACCGAGGTCTGGTCGAGCTCGCGACGGCGGAGTATCGCCTTGCCGATGCCAACAAGGCTCTTCACGACCTCAATGCCGGCAAAATTCACGGACGTGCAGTGCTTATTCCCTGA